A section of the Campylobacter porcelli genome encodes:
- the xseA gene encoding exodeoxyribonuclease VII large subunit: MTVSDLNESAKALLESHFNSIEVQGEISRLTKHSSGHWYFTLKDEKSAISVVIYKFSNQNIKFDIKDGMEVTLIGKLSIYSPNGSYQFIANRIMPIGVGELELAFNQLKERLSPLFDPAHKKQLPKYPNRVGIITSASSAAFADMQRVISNRYILPKFYLFNSLVQGNKAADNIIKMLNIADNMNLDAIVIARGGGSREDLWCFNDEKLAYAIYEAKTPIISAIGHEIDYSISDFVADHRSLTPTAAMVDLLPDSNELYQKFDIIQNSLISLISAKFSRYEGFLNLSKAQIKSKAIEQKLNLATLTLDKFKSNLDNFLYKKLNLAQSKIEKFELILKKQEHFYKVTKNMAQIVKDSKIVSLSKLKSKDEITIISQDLYKEAIIK; encoded by the coding sequence ATGACCGTAAGCGATCTAAATGAATCAGCTAAGGCTCTATTAGAATCTCATTTTAACTCTATAGAGGTTCAAGGCGAGATTAGCCGCCTTACTAAGCATAGTAGCGGTCATTGGTATTTTACCTTAAAAGATGAAAAATCAGCCATTAGCGTTGTGATTTATAAATTCTCTAATCAAAATATTAAATTTGATATCAAAGATGGAATGGAGGTTACTCTAATTGGTAAATTATCAATTTATAGCCCAAATGGGAGCTATCAATTTATCGCTAATCGCATAATGCCAATTGGAGTTGGAGAGTTAGAGCTTGCTTTTAATCAGCTAAAAGAGCGTCTATCGCCACTTTTTGACCCAGCACATAAAAAGCAACTACCAAAATATCCAAATAGAGTTGGGATTATCACAAGTGCGAGCTCTGCGGCATTTGCTGATATGCAAAGGGTAATTAGCAATAGATATATATTGCCTAAATTTTATCTATTTAATTCCCTAGTTCAAGGAAATAAAGCCGCAGATAATATCATTAAAATGCTAAATATCGCTGATAATATGAATCTTGATGCGATTGTAATTGCTAGGGGCGGCGGATCAAGAGAGGATCTTTGGTGCTTTAATGATGAGAAGTTGGCTTATGCAATTTATGAGGCCAAAACTCCTATTATTTCAGCTATTGGGCATGAGATTGATTATAGCATTAGCGATTTTGTAGCTGATCATAGATCACTTACTCCTACTGCTGCGATGGTCGATCTACTTCCTGATAGTAATGAGCTTTATCAAAAATTTGATATTATCCAAAATAGCTTAATATCTTTAATATCAGCCAAATTTAGTAGATATGAGGGCTTTTTAAATCTATCCAAAGCACAGATAAAATCCAAAGCCATAGAGCAAAAACTCAATCTAGCTACTTTGACTTTAGATAAATTTAAGTCAAATTTGGATAATTTTTTATATAAAAAGTTAAATTTAGCTCAGTCGAAAATTGAGAAATTTGAGTTGATTTTAAAAAAACAAGAGCACTTTTATAAAGTAACAAAAAATATGGCACAAATAGTAAAAGATTCAAAAATAGTTTCACTATCTAAGCTTAAAAGCAAAGATGAAATCACTATTATTTCACAAGATTTATACAAAGAAGCAATCATAAAATAA
- the hisC gene encoding histidinol-phosphate transaminase, translating to MNFNPQISNLPIYEAGKPIELVIREFGINPKDIIKLASNENPLGCSPLALEAMEKSIQKANLYPDDSYYELKDSLANLYNINSKNIVIGSGSDQVIEFIMHAKLNPSLAMLCAGITFAMYEIYAKHIGAKIYKTQSHKHDINELKELYNQHKDEIKVIFLCLPNNPLGECLDASDVYEFISSVDKDTLVVIDGAYMEFAKFKDSKKAINPKDIVSLPNAIYLGTFSKAYGLGGMRVGYGIANELIITAISKLRAPFNITTPSLAAAIAAIKDQDFIAQTLKNNLKEMSVYEKFAKDNDIEFIPSYTNFITFIFDNSKNSTQICDNLLKKGIILRNLQSYGLNAIRITIGTSMQNTKVLEALKKEI from the coding sequence ATGAATTTCAACCCACAAATATCAAATTTACCAATATATGAAGCTGGAAAGCCAATTGAGTTAGTCATTAGAGAATTTGGTATAAATCCAAAGGATATAATCAAATTAGCAAGTAATGAAAATCCACTAGGCTGCTCGCCACTTGCCTTAGAAGCTATGGAAAAATCGATACAAAAAGCAAATTTATATCCAGATGATAGCTACTATGAGTTAAAGGACTCTTTAGCAAATTTATATAATATAAATAGCAAAAATATCGTCATAGGAAGCGGAAGCGATCAAGTAATAGAGTTTATAATGCATGCTAAATTAAACCCTAGCCTCGCTATGCTGTGCGCTGGAATTACCTTTGCAATGTATGAAATTTATGCTAAACATATAGGAGCTAAAATCTATAAAACTCAAAGCCACAAACACGATATAAATGAGCTAAAAGAGCTATATAATCAGCATAAAGATGAGATTAAAGTTATATTTTTATGCTTACCAAATAATCCACTTGGAGAGTGCTTAGATGCTAGTGATGTCTATGAGTTTATCTCTAGCGTGGATAAGGATACGCTAGTAGTAATCGATGGAGCTTATATGGAATTTGCTAAATTCAAAGATAGCAAAAAAGCCATAAATCCAAAAGATATAGTATCCTTGCCAAATGCGATCTACCTAGGCACATTCTCTAAAGCTTATGGCCTTGGCGGAATGAGAGTTGGATATGGGATTGCAAATGAGCTAATAATCACCGCAATTAGTAAGCTTAGAGCACCATTTAATATCACAACCCCAAGCCTAGCTGCGGCTATAGCAGCTATAAAAGATCAAGACTTCATAGCTCAAACTCTAAAAAACAATCTAAAAGAGATGAGCGTATATGAGAAATTTGCTAAAGATAATGATATAGAGTTTATCCCAAGCTATACAAATTTCATAACATTTATATTTGATAATAGCAAAAATTCAACCCAAATTTGCGATAATCTCCTAAAAAAGGGGATAATCTTGCGTAACTTGCAAAGCTATGGCTTAAACGCTATTCGCATCACAATTGGCACAAGTATGCAAAATACAAAAGTCTTAGAAGCACTTAAAAAGGAAATTTGA
- the fliF gene encoding flagellar basal-body MS-ring/collar protein FliF translates to MDFKALFQQISQVVQNLSLKQKIVVASSIVLVIGFLVFLTLYSSNKDPEAQFEGYSVLFRNIDPATSAQIINELETQGIAYKLANEGTILVPTNDVYRQRIAIASLGIMDNKKGFEIYDTQDFGATENEQRVKFQRAIQGELSKTIESLEPIERASVYIAFPKDSVFTERQVPPTASVVVKIKDGSKLNRRQIEGIKRIVSGSVPNLKLEDVKIVTQDGVSLGDDDIALENELVAAQIKYRSEFEDSYEQKIIDMIGKFIGGKDKVTAKVSIEFDFSTKDSINEIYDPNSVIRSEQNIEEKREGKEPKDVGGVPGAVSNIGPVQGIEDNKPTELYSKNVANTNYEISKQTIKVKDQYATIKRVTAAVVVDGKYEFQTLEDGSKSDILTYIPLNENEINSIKSLVQQAIGYNANRGDEVTVSNFEFRNTGTIIQLSPFQRVVDTYFKPIMPILKYLIVLLILYLFYKKVITPFLNKMLEDAKDDDLEPIADEPDIQEEAEDTLEKFKAARKRVEDELGIGDNFDESELKYEVMLEKLKLIASEKSEEIATLLQTMLKNDSGYNSGKDF, encoded by the coding sequence ATGGATTTTAAAGCTCTATTTCAGCAAATCAGTCAAGTAGTCCAAAATCTAAGCCTAAAGCAAAAAATAGTAGTTGCTAGTTCTATTGTTTTAGTGATTGGATTTTTGGTATTTTTGACACTATATAGCAGCAACAAAGACCCAGAGGCACAATTTGAAGGCTATAGCGTATTATTTCGTAATATAGACCCAGCCACATCAGCTCAAATCATAAATGAGCTTGAGACGCAAGGAATTGCGTATAAATTAGCAAATGAAGGCACAATATTAGTGCCAACTAATGATGTTTATCGCCAAAGAATCGCAATAGCAAGCCTTGGCATAATGGATAATAAAAAGGGCTTTGAAATTTACGATACTCAAGACTTTGGTGCTACTGAAAATGAGCAAAGAGTCAAATTTCAAAGAGCTATTCAAGGTGAATTATCAAAAACCATAGAGAGCCTAGAGCCGATAGAAAGGGCTAGTGTATATATCGCATTCCCAAAAGATAGCGTATTTACCGAGCGTCAAGTCCCTCCTACTGCTTCAGTCGTTGTAAAAATAAAAGATGGCTCAAAGCTAAATCGCAGACAAATTGAAGGGATAAAACGAATAGTATCTGGATCTGTGCCAAATTTAAAATTAGAAGATGTCAAGATAGTTACTCAAGATGGAGTATCTTTAGGCGATGATGATATAGCATTAGAAAATGAGCTTGTAGCAGCACAGATTAAATATAGAAGTGAATTTGAAGACTCATATGAGCAAAAAATTATCGATATGATCGGCAAATTTATCGGCGGTAAAGATAAGGTTACGGCTAAAGTTAGTATTGAGTTTGACTTTTCAACTAAAGATAGTATAAATGAAATTTATGATCCAAACTCAGTTATTAGAAGTGAGCAAAATATCGAAGAAAAACGAGAAGGAAAAGAGCCAAAAGATGTAGGTGGAGTGCCTGGGGCTGTTAGCAATATTGGTCCAGTTCAAGGTATAGAAGATAATAAACCAACTGAGCTATACTCCAAAAATGTAGCCAATACTAACTATGAAATTTCAAAACAGACTATAAAAGTCAAAGACCAATACGCCACGATAAAAAGAGTAACCGCAGCTGTAGTCGTAGATGGAAAATATGAGTTTCAAACACTTGAAGATGGCTCAAAATCTGATATTCTAACCTACATTCCACTAAATGAAAATGAAATAAACTCCATCAAAAGCCTAGTTCAACAAGCCATTGGCTATAATGCAAATAGAGGAGATGAGGTTACAGTAAGTAATTTTGAATTTAGAAATACTGGCACAATCATACAATTAAGCCCATTCCAAAGAGTGGTAGATACATACTTTAAGCCAATTATGCCAATTTTAAAATATCTAATAGTTCTACTTATCTTATACCTATTTTATAAAAAAGTTATTACTCCATTTCTTAATAAAATGCTCGAAGATGCCAAAGATGATGATCTTGAGCCTATAGCAGATGAGCCAGATATTCAAGAAGAAGCAGAGGATACACTAGAGAAATTTAAAGCTGCTAGAAAAAGGGTTGAAGATGAGCTTGGCATTGGAGATAACTTCGATGAGAGTGAGCTTAAATATGAAGTTATGCTAGAAAAACTCAAATTAATCGCAAGCGAAAAGAGCGAAGAGATCGCTACTTTATTACAAACTATGCTTAAAAATGATAGCGGATATAACTCCGGTAAGGATTTTTAA
- the serC gene encoding 3-phosphoserine/phosphohydroxythreonine transaminase, giving the protein MSRVLNFSAGPSAIPLPVLERAKAEFTDYHGFGYSIMEVSHRGKVFEELHNNAIAKVKEFYNIGDDYAVLFLQGGATLQFAQIPMNLYTGGVAEYANTGVWTQKAIKEAKIQNINYKVVASSEDSRFDHIPNFNFSDDADYGYICSNNTIYGTQYATLPSPKCPLVIDSSSDLLSRNIDFKAHNIGLFYGGAQKNAGPAGITIVIIKKELANRVKDSVPTPLRYTTQIEANSLSNTPPTFGIYMFDLVLDWIKDQGGLDAINSINQKKAAILYDLIDNSDFYTAFAKPGSRSIMNVSFATPSAELDMKFVKLAEENAMIGLKGHRILGGLRASIYNAVTIQSVQTLCEFMKEFQRTHG; this is encoded by the coding sequence ATGAGTAGAGTTTTAAATTTCAGTGCTGGACCAAGTGCGATTCCACTACCTGTATTAGAACGAGCTAAGGCTGAATTTACCGATTATCACGGCTTTGGATATAGCATTATGGAAGTAAGCCATAGAGGCAAGGTTTTTGAAGAGTTGCACAATAATGCAATTGCTAAGGTAAAAGAATTTTACAATATTGGCGATGATTATGCGGTGCTATTTTTACAAGGTGGGGCAACTTTACAATTTGCTCAAATTCCTATGAATTTATACACTGGTGGCGTGGCTGAGTATGCAAATACAGGCGTTTGGACGCAAAAAGCAATCAAAGAAGCAAAAATCCAAAATATCAATTATAAGGTCGTAGCAAGTAGCGAAGATAGCAGATTTGACCACATTCCAAATTTTAATTTTAGCGATGATGCTGATTATGGCTATATCTGCTCAAATAATACAATTTATGGCACTCAATACGCCACACTACCAAGCCCTAAATGCCCTTTGGTGATTGATAGTAGCTCTGATCTTTTAAGTCGCAATATTGATTTTAAAGCACATAATATTGGGCTATTTTATGGTGGAGCGCAAAAGAATGCCGGCCCAGCTGGAATTACAATAGTAATTATCAAAAAAGAGTTAGCTAATCGTGTCAAAGATAGCGTCCCAACACCGCTTCGCTATACTACGCAAATTGAGGCAAATTCGCTATCAAATACCCCGCCGACATTTGGGATTTATATGTTTGATCTAGTTTTAGACTGGATAAAAGATCAAGGTGGATTGGATGCTATAAATAGCATAAATCAGAAAAAAGCTGCCATATTGTATGATTTAATCGATAACTCTGATTTTTACACCGCATTTGCAAAACCAGGCTCAAGAAGTATAATGAATGTTAGCTTTGCTACGCCTAGTGCTGAGCTAGATATGAAATTTGTCAAATTAGCAGAAGAAAATGCGATGATAGGTCTAAAAGGCCATAGAATTCTAGGAGGTCTAAGGGCTTCTATATATAATGCCGTAACCATACAAAGCGTCCAAACTCTATGTGAGTTTATGAAAGAATTCCAAAGAACACACGGATAA
- the dxs gene encoding 1-deoxy-D-xylulose-5-phosphate synthase — MDIKSFTLSQLETLADDIRKKILSVVSTNGGHLSSNLGAVELSIAMHHVFNPPSDPFIFDVSHQSYTHKLLSGRWDKFDSLRKFGGISGYTKPSESEYDYFIAGHSSTSISLAVGAAKAIKLKNEDRLPVALIGDGALSAGMAYEALNELGDLKYPCVIILNDNEMSISKPIGAMSKYLSQMMAGPFYQKFKSRINQFLELMPDSAAYMAKRLEEGIRLITPGMFFEELGLEYIGPVNGHNIKDLISAFNVAKNMKKPVIVHAQTIKGKGYEIAEGPQEKWHGVSPFNPQNGISLKKSTQKSATEIFSNLLLEFASRYDNIVGVTAAMPSGTGLGALIERFPDRFWDTAIAEQHAVTSMAAMAKEGFKPYIAIYSTFMQRAYDQVIHDCAILNLPVVLCMDRAGIVGEDGETHQGAFDISFLNAVPNFSLVAPRDEAMFRQIMEFSYNFNSPLAIRYPRGNFGLCDEFEPVKIELGKSQILSQNDSDIAFIGYGNAVAKAFKTAEILNINPTIIDLIFIKPLDKNMLLNLTKTHKKWYIFSDSAKRGGVGEILAGFLQENGINGISITSFEYEDKFITHGATNLVEDSLDISVQKIAEKITLENSLKDKKY, encoded by the coding sequence ATGGATATAAAGTCTTTCACACTAAGCCAGTTAGAGACTCTAGCAGATGATATTAGAAAGAAAATATTAAGCGTTGTAAGCACTAATGGCGGGCATTTAAGCTCAAATTTGGGAGCTGTGGAGCTTAGCATTGCGATGCATCATGTTTTTAATCCCCCAAGCGATCCATTTATTTTTGATGTAAGCCACCAAAGCTACACTCACAAACTCCTAAGTGGGCGTTGGGATAAATTTGATAGTTTGCGTAAATTTGGCGGTATTAGCGGATATACAAAGCCTAGTGAGAGTGAGTATGACTACTTCATCGCCGGTCATAGCTCTACTTCTATTAGCCTTGCTGTTGGAGCTGCGAAGGCTATTAAGCTAAAAAATGAAGATCGCCTCCCAGTAGCTCTAATCGGCGATGGCGCCCTAAGTGCTGGCATGGCTTATGAGGCATTAAATGAGCTAGGAGATCTTAAATACCCATGCGTTATTATCTTAAATGATAATGAAATGAGTATCTCAAAACCAATTGGTGCGATGAGTAAATACCTATCACAGATGATGGCTGGGCCATTTTATCAAAAATTTAAAAGTAGGATTAATCAGTTTTTAGAGCTTATGCCAGACTCAGCAGCATATATGGCTAAAAGATTAGAAGAAGGAATTAGGCTTATAACCCCTGGAATGTTCTTTGAAGAGCTTGGACTTGAGTATATCGGACCAGTAAATGGGCATAATATCAAGGATTTAATCTCAGCTTTTAATGTAGCCAAAAATATGAAAAAACCAGTAATAGTCCATGCCCAAACGATAAAAGGCAAAGGCTATGAAATCGCTGAAGGCCCCCAAGAGAAATGGCACGGAGTAAGTCCGTTTAATCCACAAAATGGAATATCTTTGAAAAAATCCACCCAAAAGAGTGCTACTGAAATTTTTAGCAATCTACTCTTAGAGTTTGCTAGTAGGTATGATAATATCGTGGGTGTAACTGCTGCGATGCCTAGTGGGACGGGGCTTGGAGCGTTGATAGAGAGATTTCCAGATAGATTTTGGGATACGGCCATTGCAGAGCAACACGCAGTTACATCTATGGCAGCAATGGCAAAAGAGGGATTTAAGCCATATATCGCCATATACTCTACATTCATGCAAAGGGCTTATGACCAAGTTATCCATGATTGTGCGATTTTAAATTTGCCTGTTGTATTGTGTATGGATAGGGCTGGGATTGTCGGCGAAGATGGGGAAACTCATCAAGGGGCTTTCGATATTAGCTTTTTAAATGCCGTGCCAAATTTTAGCTTAGTTGCCCCAAGAGATGAGGCGATGTTTAGACAGATTATGGAATTCTCATATAATTTTAACTCCCCTCTTGCTATTAGGTATCCTAGAGGCAATTTTGGGCTTTGTGATGAGTTTGAGCCAGTTAAAATAGAGCTTGGCAAATCTCAAATTCTATCACAAAATGATAGTGATATAGCATTTATCGGGTATGGCAACGCAGTAGCAAAAGCGTTTAAAACAGCTGAAATTTTAAATATCAATCCTACAATTATAGATCTCATATTCATAAAACCGCTTGATAAAAATATGCTTTTAAATCTTACCAAAACGCATAAAAAGTGGTATATCTTTAGCGATAGTGCTAAGCGTGGTGGAGTGGGTGAGATTTTGGCTGGATTTTTACAAGAAAATGGCATTAATGGCATTAGCATTACTAGCTTTGAGTATGAAGATAAATTTATCACGCACGGAGCTACAAATTTAGTAGAAGATAGCCTTGATATCAGCGTTCAAAAGATTGCTGAAAAAATTACACTTGAAAATAGTTTAAAAGATAAAAAATATTAA
- a CDS encoding Fur family transcriptional regulator has translation MNCIELLKQAKLKATPQRLCVLKILSNHTHPTIEELYEQIKVEYPSISLATVYKNLNTLINENLVIEVNSPNQKAKYDIYERPHIHLVCSNCGNIEDISANDAQMLSYQTHLEQKIGNLINRLNIVANISNCSKCC, from the coding sequence ATGAATTGCATAGAACTTTTAAAACAAGCCAAGCTAAAAGCTACCCCACAAAGACTTTGCGTCCTAAAGATATTAAGCAACCACACACATCCAACTATAGAAGAGCTATATGAGCAGATAAAAGTTGAATATCCATCTATATCTCTTGCGACTGTGTATAAAAATTTAAATACTCTTATAAATGAAAATTTAGTAATAGAGGTAAATAGCCCAAATCAAAAGGCAAAATACGATATTTACGAGCGTCCGCATATCCATCTAGTGTGTAGTAATTGTGGAAATATTGAAGATATTAGTGCTAATGACGCACAAATGCTCTCATACCAAACCCACCTAGAGCAAAAGATTGGCAACTTAATTAATAGATTAAATATTGTAGCAAATATCTCAAATTGCTCGAAGTGTTGTTAA
- the ubiE gene encoding bifunctional demethylmenaquinone methyltransferase/2-methoxy-6-polyprenyl-1,4-benzoquinol methylase UbiE has product MQNQEKIIDMFNEIAPTYDKANKILSFGIDASWRSTACDLVLKNYNSSLNIIDVACGTGDMIKAWINSAKKANLTINKITGIDPSVEMLKVAKEKIKNCEFIESKADKMNIPSSTQDILSISYGIRNVVARTHALREFNRVLKIGGYLVVLEFTKRQKSGLIAKIRDFYLHKILPTIGGMISKNKEAYEYLPRSIDGFLDSNEFCSEIKNSGFEIVMVKGFSMNISTMFIAKKVKNI; this is encoded by the coding sequence GTGCAAAATCAAGAGAAAATTATAGATATGTTTAATGAAATTGCCCCTACATATGATAAGGCTAATAAAATTTTAAGCTTTGGGATAGATGCCTCTTGGAGAAGCACAGCGTGTGATTTAGTGCTAAAGAATTACAACTCTTCGTTAAATATTATCGATGTGGCTTGTGGGACTGGAGATATGATTAAGGCTTGGATAAATAGTGCTAAAAAAGCCAATTTAACTATTAACAAAATCACTGGCATAGACCCAAGTGTTGAAATGCTAAAAGTAGCCAAAGAGAAGATTAAAAATTGCGAATTTATAGAGTCTAAAGCTGATAAAATGAATATCCCATCAAGCACTCAAGATATACTTAGCATTAGCTATGGCATCAGAAATGTAGTAGCTAGGACACATGCTTTGCGTGAGTTTAATAGAGTGTTGAAAATTGGGGGATATTTGGTAGTTTTAGAATTTACCAAAAGACAAAAAAGTGGTCTAATAGCCAAAATTAGGGATTTTTATCTCCATAAAATTTTACCTACAATCGGCGGAATGATAAGCAAAAATAAAGAAGCATATGAGTATCTGCCAAGAAGTATTGATGGCTTTTTGGACTCTAATGAGTTTTGCTCTGAGATTAAAAATAGCGGCTTTGAGATCGTGATGGTTAAGGGATTTAGCATGAATATTAGCACAATGTTTATTGCTAAAAAGGTAAAAAATATATGA
- the fliH gene encoding flagellar assembly protein FliH: MILSSIIDKTKGEHTVEPYRFKVLALHSVEPKEITKEISTPIESNSDDEVIDQVNLEPQINPVNEAPNSVESTFIEELLKKTDDLSGNIVKLQMQIENQENEFKIRLENEIIRAKEEGLREGLEQAKAQYETLLNENSKNYTSSIQKLDEETSKLESLLSSSQGEIAATAIDIAKEVVLKEIKDSSAQIASNIAKSLIDELSQATSIEIKVSPKDYEFLKSNFTQKSHIKITSDDAVLAGGVIVLSDIGNIDGSVMTRFNKIKKILSE; encoded by the coding sequence ATGATACTAAGTAGCATAATAGACAAGACAAAAGGCGAACACACAGTAGAGCCATATAGATTTAAAGTCTTAGCACTTCACTCGGTTGAACCAAAAGAGATAACCAAAGAAATATCAACGCCTATAGAGTCAAATAGCGATGATGAAGTGATCGATCAAGTAAATTTAGAGCCACAAATAAATCCAGTCAATGAAGCACCAAATAGCGTAGAATCCACATTTATAGAAGAGCTTTTGAAAAAAACTGATGATTTAAGCGGTAATATTGTTAAACTCCAAATGCAAATAGAAAATCAAGAAAATGAGTTTAAAATTCGCTTAGAAAATGAGATTATAAGAGCTAAAGAAGAGGGGTTAAGAGAGGGGCTAGAACAAGCCAAAGCTCAATATGAAACCCTACTAAATGAAAATAGCAAAAACTACACTTCATCAATTCAAAAGCTTGATGAAGAGACCTCAAAGCTTGAATCTCTTTTAAGCTCAAGCCAAGGCGAGATAGCTGCTACAGCAATTGATATTGCCAAAGAGGTGGTATTAAAAGAGATCAAAGATAGCTCCGCTCAAATCGCTTCAAATATCGCCAAAAGCCTAATAGATGAACTAAGTCAAGCCACCTCTATAGAGATTAAGGTTAGCCCAAAAGATTATGAGTTTTTAAAATCAAATTTCACTCAAAAATCTCACATTAAGATTACTAGCGATGATGCGGTTTTGGCTGGTGGGGTAATAGTATTAAGCGATATAGGCAATATAGATGGTAGCGTGATGACTAGATTTAATAAAATCAAAAAAATATTGAGCGAATAA
- the fliG gene encoding flagellar motor switch protein FliG produces the protein MKLNEQQKMIFDDLSMAEKVAILLIQLGEDITTLLFSHMEIDVITEISKYIATAKTIDKSVAAAVLEEFYAVSQSNQYLRSGGIEYAKEILFRTFGPEIAQKIMDKLQKSMETTKSFGYLGQVRPQQLADFIVKEHPQTIALIVAHMDATSAAETLVYFPDDIRSEVIIRMANLGDISPSVVKRVSTVLESKLESLTSYKVEVGGPRAVAEVLNRLGQKASKSTIDIIEKNDPSLATMIKELMFTFEDINSLDNNAIREIIKVVDKKVLMVGLKGSGEELKRKFLSNMSQRASEAFVEEMQFLGAVRVKEVEDAQRKVVELVQKLAEDGVFQVGVSDEMIE, from the coding sequence ATGAAATTAAATGAACAACAAAAGATGATTTTTGATGATCTTAGTATGGCTGAAAAGGTAGCTATATTGCTTATTCAATTAGGCGAAGATATTACCACTTTGCTATTTTCTCATATGGAGATTGATGTCATCACTGAAATTTCAAAATACATAGCCACGGCCAAAACAATCGATAAGAGCGTAGCGGCTGCTGTTTTGGAGGAATTTTACGCAGTTAGCCAATCCAATCAATATCTACGAAGTGGCGGTATTGAGTATGCTAAAGAGATTTTATTTAGAACTTTTGGCCCAGAGATAGCGCAAAAGATTATGGATAAGCTACAAAAATCTATGGAGACTACCAAGTCATTTGGCTATCTAGGTCAGGTTAGACCTCAACAACTTGCTGATTTTATCGTAAAAGAGCACCCTCAAACCATCGCCTTAATAGTAGCTCATATGGACGCAACTAGCGCAGCTGAAACTTTGGTTTATTTCCCAGATGATATAAGAAGCGAAGTTATAATCCGTATGGCAAATTTAGGCGATATAAGCCCTTCGGTGGTTAAACGGGTATCAACCGTGCTTGAATCCAAGCTAGAGAGCCTTACAAGCTATAAAGTCGAAGTCGGCGGTCCAAGGGCTGTTGCAGAGGTGCTAAACCGCCTTGGTCAAAAAGCTAGTAAATCCACAATTGATATTATTGAGAAAAATGACCCAAGCCTTGCTACAATGATTAAAGAGCTTATGTTTACCTTTGAAGATATAAATTCACTTGATAATAACGCTATTAGAGAGATTATCAAAGTTGTTGATAAAAAGGTTTTGATGGTTGGTTTAAAGGGCAGCGGAGAGGAGCTAAAACGCAAATTCTTATCCAATATGAGCCAAAGAGCAAGCGAAGCATTTGTAGAAGAGATGCAGTTTTTAGGTGCGGTGCGTGTAAAAGAGGTTGAAGATGCACAAAGAAAGGTTGTAGAATTAGTCCAAAAATTAGCCGAAGATGGAGTATTCCAAGTAGGCGTAAGCGATGAGATGATAGAATGA